The following are encoded in a window of Glandiceps talaboti chromosome 5, keGlaTala1.1, whole genome shotgun sequence genomic DNA:
- the LOC144435359 gene encoding hemicentin-1-like, which translates to MASKKVINNVLISFILVHFTLVPVTRATPPLQDFPRCYTSGIRYGSKPNRIGDRVSVTCESRGGDPIPTLVWMRGDDVLSTSQEYIEQYLKSENMYEWSLSWIDHASTLQCIESHPENVHDRTCEIDPITITFAPVLFFEPERIDVQFGMTISVTCKGYGNPGLRYLRWLFGKSLDVPDSDRYIIEEIEERREIKLTIISYSQSDLFVTITCQAQNTLGTQTEPLEIRLGGSLTTESPIDDTPYDGYPLCTSSGLLTNSIANVEGTLITATCESRGGDPPSQLQWSRGFTNLEDTYYTDTFNKIWTSTYQWVLNRDDNGITLTCTETHPRLFFPRTCTIGPISVQYSPDVTVNPESMEVAIGNTAYFTCTANGNPSPTVQWYFNGLTQVPESSRYFINTFGTTSSLTIRNVQQSDYARTIMCRANNNQGFDNVYVTLTSPPTTTIQTTTISDIPESGYPTCTSSEINVNGDANSEGQYVRVTCESRGGDPPSQLQWSRGFTNLEDTYYADTFNKIWTSTYQWVLNRDDNGITLTCTETHPRLFFPRTCTIGPISVQYSPDVTVNPESMEVTIGNTAYFTCTANGNPSPTVQWYFNGLTQVPESSRYFINTFGTTSSLTIQNVQQSDYARTIMCRANNNQGFDNVYVTLTSPPTTTIQTTTISDIPESGYPTCTSSEINVNGNANREGQYVRVTCESRGGDPPSELEWSRGSTTLENIYNADTFNKIWTSTYQWVLNRDDNGITLTCTETHPRLFFPRTCTIGPISVQYSPDVTVNPESMEVAIGNTAYFTCTANGNPSPTVQWYFNGLTQVPESSRYFINTFGTTSSLMIQNVQQNDYARTIMCRANNNQGFDNVYVTLTSPPTTTIQTTTISDIPESGYPTCTSSEINVNGDANSEGQYVRVTCESRGGDPPSELQWSRGFTNLEDTYYTDTFNKIWTSTYQWVLNRDDNGITLTCTETHPRLFFPRTCTIGPISVQYSPDVTVNPESMEVTIGNTAYFTCTANGNPSPTVQWYFNGLTQVPESSRYFINTFGTTSSLMIQNVQQNDYARTIMCRANNNQGFDNVYVTLTSPPTTTIQTTTISDIPESGYPTCASSEINANDDANSEGQYVRVTCESRGGDLPSELEWSRGSTTLEDIYNADTFNKIWTSTYQWVLNRDDNGITLTCTETHPRLFFPRTCTIGPISVQYSPDVTVNPESMEVTIGNTAYFTCTANGNPSPTVQWYFNGLTQVPESSRYFINTFGTTSSLTIQNVQQNDYARTIMCRANNNQGFDNVYVTLTSPPTTTIQTTTISDIPESGYPTCTSSEINVNVDANREGEYVRVTCESRGGDPPSQLQWSRGFTTLEDIYNADTFNKIWTSTYQWVLHRDDNGITLTCTETHPRLFFPRTCTIGPISVQYSPDVTVNPESMEVAIGNTAYFTCTANGNPSPTVQWYFNGLTQVPESSRYFINTFSTTTSLTIQNVQQSDYARTIMCRANNNQGFDNVYVTLTSPPTTTIQTTTISDIPESGYPTCTSSEINVNGNANREGEYVRVTCESRGGDPPSQLQWSRGFTTLEDIYNADTFNKIWTSTYQWVLNRDDNGITLTCTETHPRLFFPRTCAIGPISVQYSPDVTVNPESMEVAIGNTAYFTCTANGNPSPTVQWYFNGLTQVPESSRYFINTFGTTSSLMIQNVQQNDYARTIMCRANNNQGFDNVYVTLTAPPTTTIQTTTISDIPESGYPTCTSSEINVNGDSNREGQYVTVTCESRGGDPPSQLQWSRGFTNLEDTYYADTFNKIWTSTYQWVLHRDDNGITLTCTETHPRLFFPRTCTIGPISVQYSPDVTVNPESMEVAIGNTAYFTCTANGNPSPTVQWYFNGLTQMPESSRYFIDTFGTTSSLMIQNVQQNDYARTIMCRANNNQGFDNVYVTLTSPPTTTIQTTTISDIPESGYPTCTSSEINVNGDANREGQYVRVTCESRGGDPPSELEWSRGFTNLEDTYYTDTFNKIWTSTYQWVLNRDDNGITLTCTETHPRLFFPRTCTIGPISVQYSPDVTVNPESMEVAIGNTAYFTCTANGNPSPTVQWYFNGLTQVPESSRYFINTFGTTSSLTIQNVQQSDYARTIMCRANNNQGFDNVYVTLTSPPTTTIQTTTISDIPESGYPTCTSSEINVNGNANREGQYVRVTCESRGGDPPSELEWSRGSTTLENIYNANTFNKIWTSTYQWVLNRDDNGITLTCTETHPRLFFPRTCTIGPISVQYSPDVTVNPESMEVAIGNTAYFTCTANGNPSPTVQWYFNGLSQAPEPSRYFINTIGTTSSLMIQNVQQNDYARTIMCRANNNQGFDNVYVTLTSPPTTTIQTTTISDIPESGYPTCTSSEINVDGDANREGEYVRVTCESRGGDPPSQLEWSRGSTNLEDIYNADTFNKIWTSTYQWVLNRDDNGITLTCTETHPRLFFPRTCTIGPISVQYSPDVTVNPESMEVAIGNTAYFTCTANGNPSPTVQWYFNGLTQVPESSRYFINTFGTTSSLMIQNVQQNDYARTIMCRANNNQGFDNVYVTLTSPPTTTIQTTTISDIPESGYPTCTSSEINVNGDANSEGQYVRVTCESRGGDPPSELQWSRGFTNLEDTYYTDTFNKIWTSTYQWVLNRDDNGITLTCTETHPRLFFPRICTIGPISVQYSPDVTVNPESMEVAIGNTAYFTCTANGNPSPTVQWYFNGLTQVPESSRYFINTFGTTSSLMIQNVQQSDYARTIMCRANNNQGFDNVYVTLTSPPTTTIQTTTISDIPDSGYPTCTSSEINVNGDSNTEGQYVRVTCESRGGDPPSQLQWSRGFTTLEDIYNADTFNKIWTSTYQWVLHRDDNGITLTCTETHPRLFSPRTCIIGPIDVQYRPDITVYPESIQSALGNSVHFTCSATGNPLPTFQWYFNGLVQFPDVSRYSISTTSSTSQLTIENLQSSDFSQSMRCRARNIQGSTDAYVELIPHTITTISPTTETKSIPGAEYPLCSSDERLDMINEQGEYPIIITCESQGGDPPSQLTWVRGDQSVDFRYTVYTEMKISTATYEWIATRDDSGTVFTCIESHERLSAVRTCTIGPIDVKYSPVITVQPDTVDAIPGVTLSFTCQVSANPEPSSLSWYFDNSTHVPDSRRFLVFETEIGVTLTIYDLQSSDAAHVIECRAINTLGSASKFLNIAVLQTTTVTPPSTTTHSTVATLVYPYCSFNGDATPPPINYEGDRVSITCKSGGWDRPSQLQWKRGDDVLDAEMLIVPREEVWAIKFEWTLDNTDHDRVFTCVESHPDLSESRTCGFGPINVEYPPVLVLEPESIQIDVGNSVSFSCRAESNPPLSTILWLFDGSTTLPDILRYTVTTLVNVITLTIESVQIEDFSRAFVCQATNERGYTSKELTLQLITTTKSPIIMTSSVIPKTTTTSFTIQQTTIPSTTVKHVHSGENPVCTIAGLRRGKLPNMVNDHVSITCLSQGGQPTPILEWRKNGESVNSSVIFDERVGAWISVYNLELSWADNDAIFTCVEIVPGTQQELLCDIAPINVIFTPVVILQPPISICDIGMKIVISCEAFANPKQIWELDWLFDGAKDRPDMERYKLWVEGNKIWLAINNMTAMDLSYDVSCQARNMIGISTVDVQLIPPENITIPTRPPKKTDTTITMKTVLPVPDKVSSVHTGSLCTIITYFIVFLVLIA; encoded by the coding sequence ATGGCGTCAAAGAAAGTAATCAACAATGTACTGATATCATTCATCCTTGTTCACTTTACGTTGGTACCTGTTACACGTGCAACACCACCACTGCAGGATTTCCCGAGATGTTATACATCTGGTATAAGGTACGGCTCAAAACCCAACAGGATTGGAGACAGAGTGTCCGTAACATGCGAAAGCAGAGGTGGAGATCCTATACCAACCCTAGTGTGGATGAGAGGCGATGACGTATTATCTACATCACAAGAATACATCGAACAATACCTAAAATCTGAAAACATGTACGAATGGAGTCTATCGTGGATCGACCATGCCAGCACGTTACAATGTATTGAAAGTCACCCGGAAAACGTTCACGACAGAACATGTGAAATTGATCCAATAACCATTACTTTTGCTCCGGTACTTTTTTTTGAACCAGAGAGAATCGACGTGCAGTTTGGAATGACTATAAGTGTGACATGCAAAGGATATGGTAATCCTGGTTTGAGATATTTAAGATGGCTTTTTGGCAAGTCCCTTGATGTACCAGACAGTGATAGGTATATAATAGAAGAGATCGAAGAGAGACGGGAGATAAAACTGACCATAATAAGTTATAGTCAAAGTGATCTCTTTGTGACAATTACATGTCAAGCTCAAAACACACTTGGAACTCAAACGGAACCATTGGAGATCAGATTGGGAGGATCCCTAACAACAGAATCACCTATTGATGACACGCCATATGATGGCTACCCATTATGTACATCTTCAGGACTTCTAACGAATAGCATTGCAAACGTTGAAGGCACATTAATAACAGCAACGTGTGAGTCACGTGGTGGAGATCCCCCGTCACAACTTCAATGGTCACGTGGTTTTACCAATTTAGAGGATACTTATTACACAGATACATTCAACAAAATATGGACCAGTACATATCAATGGGTCTTAAATCGTGATGACAATGGCATTACTCTCACCTGTACTGAAACACATCCTAGATTATTCTTTCCAAGAACTTGTACTATTGGACCAATCAGTGTTCAATACAGTCCTGACGTAACTGTAAATCCAGAATCAATGGAAGTTGCTATTGGAAATACTGCATATTTTACTTGTACGGCCAATGGAAATCCCTCACCAACAGTTCAGTGGTACTTCAATGGACTAACTCAAGTTCCTGAATCATCAAGGTACTTTATAAACACTTTTGGTACAACATCTTCTTTGACGATACGAAACGTTCAACAAAGTGATTATGCAAGAACAATCATGTGCAGAGCTAATAACAATCAAGGATTTGATAATGTTTATGTTACACTGACATCACCACCAACTAcaacaatacaaacaacaacaattagtGACATTCCAGAGAGTGGTTATCCTACTTGCACATCTTCAGAAATTAACGTCAATGGCGACGCCAATAGTGAAGGTCAATATGTCAGGGTCACGTGTGAGTCACGTGGTGGAGATCCCCCGTCACAACTTCAATGGTCACGTGGTTTTACCAATTTAGAGGATACTTATTACGCTGATACATTCAACAAAATATGGACCAGTACATATCAATGGGTCTTAAATCGTGATGACAATGGCATTACTCTCACCTGTACTGAAACACATCCTAGATTATTCTTTCCAAGAACTTGTACTATTGGACCAATCAGTGTTCAATACAGTCCTGACGTAACTGTAAATCCAGAATCTATGGAAGTTACTATTGGAAATACTGCATATTTTACTTGTACGGCCAATGGAAATCCCTCACCAACAGTTCAGTGGTACTTCAATGGACTAACTCAAGTTCCTGAATCATCAAGGTATTTTATAAACACCTTTGGTACAACATCTTCTTTGACGATACAAAACGTTCAACAAAGTGATTATGCAAGAACAATCATGTGCAGAGCTAATAACAATCAAGGTTTTGACAATGTTTATGTTACACTGACATCACCACCAACTAcaacaatacaaacaacaacaattagtGACATTCCAGAGAGCGGTTATCCAACTTGCACATCTTCAGAAATTAACGTCAATGGCAACGCCAATAGAGAAGGTCAATATGTCAGAGTCACGTGTGAGTCACGTGGTGGAGATCCTCCGTCAGAACTTGAATGGTCACGTGGTTCTACAACTTTAGAGAACATCTATAACGCTGATACATTCAACAAAATATGGACCAGTACATATCAATGGGTCTTAAATCGTGATGACAATGGCATTACTCTCACCTGTACTGAAACACATCCTAGATTATTCTTTCCAAGAACTTGTACTATTGGACCAATCAGTGTTCAATACAGTCCTGACGTAACTGTAAATCCAGAATCTATGGAAGTTGCTATTGGAAATACTGCATATTTTACTTGTACGGCCAATGGAAATCCCTCACCAACAGTTCAATGGTACTTCAATGGACTAACTCAAGTTCCTGAATCATCAAGGTATTTTATAAACACCTTTGGTACAACATCTTCTTTGATGATACAAAACGTTCAACAAAATGATTATGCAAGAACAATCATGTGCAGAGCTAACAACAATCAAGGTTTTGACAATGTTTATGTTACACTGACATCACCACCAACTAcaacaatacaaacaacaacaattagtGACATTCCAGAGAGTGGTTATCCTACTTGCACTTCCTCAGAAATTAACGTCAATGGCGACGCCAATAGTGAAGGTCAATATGTCAGGGTCACGTGTGAGTCACGTGGTGGAGATCCTCCATCAGAACTTCAATGGTCACGTGGTTTTACCAATTTAGAGGATACTTATTACACAGATACATTCAACAAAATATGGACCAGTACATATCAATGGGTCTTAAATCGTGATGACAATGGCATTACTCTCACCTGTACTGAAACACATCCTAGATTATTCTTTCCAAGAACTTGTACAATTGGACCAATCAGTGTTCAATACAGTCCTGACGTAACTGTGAATCCAGAATCTATGGAAGTTACTATTGGAAATACTGCATATTTTACTTGTACGGCCAATGGAAATCCCTCACCAACAGTTCAGTGGTACTTCAATGGACTAACTCAAGTTCCTGAATCATCAAGGTATTTTATAAACACCTTTGGTACAACATCTTCTTTGATGATACAAAACGTTCAACAAAATGATTATGCAAGAACAATCATGTGCAGAGCTAATAACAATCAAGGATTTGATAATGTTTATGTTACACTAACATCACCACCAACTAcaacaatacaaacaacaacaattagtGACATTCCAGAGAGTGGTTATCCTACTTGCGCATCTTCAGAAATTAACGCCAATGACGACGCCAATAGTGAAGGTCAATATGTCAGAGTCACGTGTGAGTCACGTGGTGGAGATCTTCCGTCAGAACTTGAATGGTCACGTGGTTCTACAACTTTAGAGGACATCTATAACGCTGATACATTCAACAAAATATGGACCAGTACATATCAATGGGTCTTAAATCGTGATGACAATGGCATTACTCTCACCTGTACTGAAACACATCCTAGATTATTCTTTCCAAGAACTTGTACAATTGGACCAATCAGTGTTCAATACAGTCCTGACGTAACTGTGAATCCAGAATCTATGGAAGTTACTATTGGAAATACTGCCTATTTTACTTGTACGGCCAATGGAAATCCCTCACCAACAGTTCAATGGTACTTCAATGGACTAACTCAAGTTCCTGAATCATCAAGGTACTTTATAAACACCTTTGGTACAACATCTTCACTGACGATACAAAATGTTCAACAAAATGATTATGCAAGAACAATCATGTGCAGGGCTAATAACAATCAAGGATTTGATAATGTTTATGTTACACTGACATCACCACCAACTAcaacaatacaaacaacaacaattagtGACATTCCAGAGAGTGGTTATCCTACTTGCACTTCCTCAGAAATTAACGTCAATGTCGACGCCAATAGAGAAGGAGAGTATGTCAGAGTCACGTGTGAGTCACGTGGTGGAGATCCCCCGTCACAACTTCAATGGTCACGTGGTTTTACAACTTTAGAGGACATCTATAACGCTGATACATTCAACAAAATATGGACCAGTACATATCAATGGGTCTTACATCGTGATGACAATGGCATTACTCTCACCTGTACTGAAACACATCCTAGATTATTCTTTCCAAGAACTTGTACTATTGGACCAATCAGTGTTCAATACAGTCCTGACGTAACTGTGAATCCAGAATCTATGGAAGTTGCTATTGGAAATACTGCATATTTTACTTGTACGGCCAATGGAAATCCCTCACCAACAGTTCAGTGGTACTTCAATGGACTAACTCAAGTTCCTGAATCATCAAGGTACTTTATAAATACTTTTAGTACAACAACTTCACTGACGATacaaaatgttcaacaaagtgATTATGCAAGAACAATCATGTGCAGAGCTAACAACAATCAAGGTTTTGACAATGTTTATGTTACACTGACATCACCACCAACTAcaacaatacaaacaacaacaattagtGACATTCCAGAGAGTGGTTATCCTACTTGCACTTCCTCAGAAATTAACGTCAATGGCAATGCCAATAGAGAAGGAGAGTATGTCAGAGTCACATGTGAGTCACGTGGTGGAGATCCCCCGTCACAACTTCAATGGTCACGTGGTTTTACAACTTTAGAGGACATCTATAACGCTGACACGTTCAACAAAATATGGACCAGTACATATCAATGGGTCTTAAATCGTGATGACAATGGCATTACTCTCACCTGTACTGAAACACATCCTAGATTATTCTTTCCAAGAACTTGTGCTATTGGACCAATCAGTGTTCAATACAGTCCTGACGTAACTGTGAATCCAGAATCTATGGAAGTTGCTATTGGAAATACTGCCTATTTTACTTGTACGGCCAATGGAAATCCCTCACCAACAGTTCAATGGTACTTCAATGGACTAACTCAAGTTCCTGAATCATCAAGGTACTTTATAAATACTTTTGGTACAACATCTTCTTTGATGATACAAAACGTTCAACAAAATGATTATGCAAGAACAATCATGTGCAGAGCTAACAACAATCAAGGTTTTGACAATGTTTATGTTACACTGACAGCACCACCAACTAcaacaatacaaacaacaacaattagtGACATTCCAGAGAGTGGTTATCCTACTTGCACTTCCTCAGAAATTAACGTCAATGGCGACTCCAATAGAGAAGGTCAATATGTCACGGTCACATGTGAGTCACGTGGTGGAGATCCCCCGTCACAACTTCAATGGTCACGTGGTTTTACCAATTTAGAGGATACTTATTACGCTGATACATTCAACAAAATATGGACCAGTACATATCAATGGGTCTTACATCGTGATGACAATGGCATTACTCTCACCTGTACTGAAACACATCCTAGATTATTCTTTCCAAGAACTTGTACTATTGGACCAATCAGTGTTCAATACAGTCCCGACGTAACTGTAAATCCAGAATCTATGGAAGTTGCTATTGGAAATACTGCATATTTTACTTGTACGGCCAATGGAAATCCCTCACCAACAGTTCAATGGTACTTCAATGGACTAACTCAAATGCCTGAATCATCAAGGTACTTTATAGATACCTTTGGTACAACATCTTCTTTGATGATACAAAACGTTCAACAAAATGATTATGCAAGAACAATCATGTGCAGAGCTAATAACAATCAAGGTTTTGACAATGTTTATGTTACACTGACATCACCACCAACTAcaacaatacaaacaacaacaattagtGACATTCCAGAGAGTGGTTATCCTACTTGCACATCTTCAGAAATTAACGTCAATGGCGACGCCAATAGAGAAGGTCAATATGTCAGAGTCACGTGTGAGTCACGTGGTGGAGATCCTCCGTCAGAACTTGAATGGTCACGTGGTTTTACCAATTTAGAGGATACTTATTACACAGATACATTCAACAAAATATGGACCAGTACATATCAATGGGTCTTAAATCGTGATGACAATGGCATTACTCTCACCTGTACTGAAACACATCCTAGACTATTCTTTCCAAGAACTTGTACTATTGGACCAATCAGTGTTCAATACAGTCCTGACGTAACTGTAAATCCAGAATCTATGGAAGTTGCTATTGGAAATACTGCATATTTTACTTGTACGGCCAATGGAAATCCCTCACCAACAGTTCAGTGGTACTTCAATGGACTAACTCAAGTTCCTGAATCATCAAGGTATTTTATAAACACCTTTGGTACAACATCTTCTTTGACGATACAAAACGTTCAACAAAGTGATTATGCAAGAACAATCATGTGCAGAGCTAATAACAATCAAGGTTTTGACAATGTTTATGTTACACTGACATCACCACCAACTAcaacaatacaaacaacaacaattagtGACATTCCAGAGAGCGGTTATCCAACTTGCACATCTTCAGAAATTAACGTCAATGGCAACGCCAATAGAGAAGGTCAATATGTCAGAGTCACGTGTGAGTCACGTGGTGGAGATCCTCCGTCAGAACTTGAATGGTCACGTGGTTCTACAACTTTAGAGAACATCTATAACGCTAATACATTCAACAAAATATGGACCAGTACATATCAATGGGTCTTAAATCGTGATGACAATGGCATTACTCTCACCTGTACTGAAACACATCCTAGATTATTCTTTCCAAGAACTTGTACAATTGGACCAATCAGTGTTCAATACAGCCCTGACGTAACTGTAAATCCAGAATCTATGGAAGTTGCTATTGGAAATACTGCATATTTTACTTGTACGGCCAATGGAAATCCCTCACCAACAGTTCAATGGTACTTCAATGGATTAAGTCAAGCTCCCGAACCATCAAGGTACTTTATAAACACCATTGGTACAACATCTTCTTTGATGATACAAAACGTTCAACAAAATGATTATGCAAGAACAATCATGTGCAGGGCTAACAACAATCAAGGTTTTGACAATGTTTATGTTACACTGACATCACCACCAACTAcaacaatacaaacaacaacaattagtGACATTCCAGAGAGTGGTTATCCAACTTGCACATCCTCAGAAATTAACGTCGATGGCGACGCCAATAGAGAAGGAGAGTATGTCAGAGTCACGTGTGAGTCACGTGGTGGAGATCCTCCATCACAACTTGAATGGTCACGTGGTTCTACAAATTTAGAGGACATCTATAACGCAGATACATTCAACAAAATATGGACCAGTACATATCAATGGGTCTTAAATCGTGATGACAATGGCATTACTCTCACCTGTACTGAAACACATCCTAGATTATTCTTTCCAAGAACTTGTACTATTGGACCAATCAGTGTTCAATACAGTCCTGACGTAACTGTAAATCCAGAATCTATGGAAGTTGCTATTGGAAATACTGCATATTTTACTTGTACGGCCAATGGAAATCCCTCACCAACAGTTCAATGGTACTTCAATGGACTAACTCAAGTTCCTGAATCATCAAGGTATTTTATAAACACCTTTGGTACAACATCTTCTTTGATGATACAAAACGTTCAACAAAATGATTATGCAAGAACAATCATGTGCAGAGCTAACAACAATCAAGGTTTTGACAATGTTTATGTTACACTGACATCACCACCAACTAcaacaatacaaacaacaacaattagtGACATTCCAGAGAGTGGTTATCCTACTTGCACTTCCTCAGAAATTAACGTCAATGGCGACGCCAATAGTGAAGGTCAATATGTCAGGGTCACGTGTGAGTCACGTGGTGGAGATCCTCCATCAGAACTTCAATGGTCACGTGGTTTTACCAATTTAGAGGATACTTATTACACAGATACATTCAACAAAATATGGACCAGTACATATCAATGGGTCTTAAATCGTGATGACAATGGCATTACTCTCACCTGTACTGAAACACATCCTAGATTATTCTTTCCAAGAATTTGTACAATTGGACCAATCAGTGTTCAATACAGTCCTGACGTAACTGTAAATCCAGAATCTATGGAAGTTGCTATTGGAAATACTGCCTATTTTACTTGTACGGCCAATGGAAATCCCTCACCAACAGTTCAATGGTACTTCAATGGACTAACTCAAGTTCCTGAATCATCAAGGTACTTTATAAATACTTTTGGTACAACATCTTCTTTGATGATACAAAACGTTCAACAAAGTGATTATGCAAGAACAATCATGTGCAGAGCTAACAACAATCAAGGATTTGATAATGTTTATGTTACACTGACATCACCACCAACTAcaacaatacaaacaacaacaattagtGACATTCCAGATAGTGGTTATCCTACTTGCACATCTTCAGAAATTAACGTCAATGGCGACTCCAATACAGAAGGTCAATATGTCAGGGTCACGTGTGAGTCACGTGGTGGAGATCCCCCGTCTCAACTTCAATGGTCACGTGGTTTTACAACTTTAGAGGACATCTATAACGCTGATACATTCAACAAAATATGGACCAGTACATATCAATGGGTCTTACATCGTGATGACAATGGTATCACTCTCACCTGCACGGAAACACATCCTAGACTATTCTCTCCAAGAACTTGTATTATTGGACCAATAGATGTCCAGTATCGTCCTGACATAACTGTTTATCCAGAAAGTATACAAAGTGCCCTTGGTAACAGTGTGCATTTCACTTGTTCTGCTACTGGAAATCCACTTCCAACCTTTCAGTGGTACTTCAATGGCTTGGTACAGTTTCCTGATGTGTCGCGTTATTCTATTTCCACGACATCCTCAACTTCACAGCTAACAATTGAAAATCTACAAAGTTCTGATTTCTCTCAAAGCATGAGATGCAGAGCAAGAAATATCCAGGGCTCAACTGACGCTTACGTAGAGCTGATTCCTCACACGATCACAACTATAAGTCCAACCACTGAGACCAAATCTATTCCCGGTGCGGAATACCCTCTATGTTCATCAGATGAACGATTGGATATGATAAACGAACAAGGAGAGTATCCTATCATCATTACATGTGAATCTCAAGGGGGTGATCCACCTTCGCAGTTGACATGGGTACGTGGGGATCAATCAGTTGATTTTCGGTATACTGTATATAccgaaatgaaaatatcaacgGCTACCTATGAATGGATTGCCACTCGGGATGATAGTGGTACAGTTTTTACCTGCATTGAATCACATGAAAGACTTTCAGCCGTTCGTACTTGTACAATAGGACCAATAGATGTTAAATATTCCCCTGTCATTACTGTACAACCAGACACGGTAGATGCTATTCCAGGTGTAACTCTTTCTTTCACTTGTCAAGTTTCTGCAAACCCAGAACCAAGTTCATTATCGTGGTATTTTGATAATTCAACACATGTGCCTGACAGCCGTCGGTTTTTGGTATTTGAAACAGAGATCGGTGTAACACTAACAATTTATGATCTTCAGTCAAGTGATGCCGCTCACGTTATAGAATGTAGAGCAATAAACACCCTGGGCAGTGCTTCTAAGTTTTTAAACATAGCAGTTCTACAGACTACAACTGTTACGCCACCAAGCACCACAACACACAGCACTGTTGCTACATTGGTCTATCCCTACTGTAGCTTCAATGGTGATGCCACACCACCTCCGATAAACTACGAAGGAGATCGAGTATCAATCACATGCAAGTCAGGTGGTTGGGACCGACCTTCACAACTGCAATGGAAGAGGGGAGATGACGTATTGGATGCTGAGATGTTGATCGTTCCTAGAGAAGAAGTATGGGCTATAAAGTTTGAATGGACTCTGGATAACACTGACCATGACAGAGTGTTCACGTGTGTAGAATCGCATCCAGATCTTTCCGAGTCTCGCACCTGTGGATTTGGACCAATAAATGTCGAATATCCACCGGTGTTGGTGTTAGAACCGGAAAGTATACAAATTGATGTTGGAAACAGCGTGTCATTTTCCTGTCGGGCTGAGAGCAACCCACCGTTGTCTACCATACTGTGGTTATTTGATGGCAGCACGACACTACCAGATATTCTTCGTTACACAGTTACTACTTTAGTCAACGTCATCACGTTAACAATTGAGAGTGTACAAATTGAGGATTTTTCCCGCGCTTTCGTGTGCCAAGCAACCAATGAACGTGGTTACACATCAAAGGAACTTACACTTCAACTAATTACAACTACCAAATCGCCAataataatgacgtcatcagtaaTACCCAAAACCACTACAACTTCGTTCACAATACAGCAGACAACGATTCCGAGTACAACAGTGAAACACGTTCACAGTGGAGAAAACCCCGTATGTACAATAGCTGGACTTCGTCGTGGCAaattaccaaatatggtcaaTGATCACGTCTCCATCACGTGCCTGTCACAGGGAGGACAACCGACACCGATTTTGGAATGGCGTAAAAATGGTGAAAGTGTAAATTCCTCGGTCATCTTTGACGAGAGAGTCGGTGCTTGGATTAGTGTATACAATTTGGAATTATCATGGGCTGACAATGATGCAATTTTCACTTGTGTTGAAATCGTTCCCGGAACACAACAAGAACTATTGTGTGACATCGCACCAATCAACGTTATCTTTACACCAGTGGTGATCTTACAGCCGCCAATATCAATATGCGACATTGGGATGAAAATTGTCATAAGCTGTGAAGCGTTTGCTAATCCAAAACAGATATGGGAGCTAGACTGGTTGTTCGACGGCGCGAAAGACCGCCCTGACATGGAAAGATATAAACTTTGGGTCGAAGGGAACAAAATATGGTTGGCAATCAATAACATGACTGCCATGGACCTCAGTTATGACGTGTCTTGTCAAGCAAGGAATATGATTGGTATAAGTACAGTTGATGTTCAACTCATCCCACCAGAAAACATCACCATTCCGACAAGGCCACCGAAAAAGACGGACACTACAATAACTATGAAGACCGTTTTACCAGTGCCTGACAAAGTTTCCTCGGTACATACTGGTTCGTTGTGTACAATTATTACGTACTTTATAGTGTTCTTGGTTCTTATCGCATAA